One part of the Glycine soja cultivar W05 chromosome 11, ASM419377v2, whole genome shotgun sequence genome encodes these proteins:
- the LOC114375258 gene encoding universal stress protein PHOS34-like isoform X1 translates to MNPQSPVRAEPEPPVPTFSPRFALTSGSQRKIAIAVDLSDESAYAVRWAVQNYLRPGDAVILLHVRPTSVLYGADWGSVDLSAAEDADDGGGGDEESRRKLEDDFDNFTSTKASDLAHPLVEAQIPFKIHIVKDHDMKERLCLEVERLGLSAVIMGSRGFGASKRAAKGRLGSVSDYCVHHCVCPVVVVRYPEENDNGKGDGNGAGGLVVQVGEPVELPPVPEEEHEVYHDASDEHRETAHGSKACIK, encoded by the exons ATGAACCCGCAATCGCCGGTTCGGGCGGAACCGGAGCCTCCGGTTCCGACGTTCTCCCCACGGTTCGCGCTCACGTCCGGTTCGCAGCGGAAAATCGCGATCGCGGTCGATCTGAGCGACGAAAGCGCCTACGCGGTGCGCTGGGCGGTGCAGAACTACCTGCGACCGGGCGACGCCGTGATCCTCCTGCACGTGCGTCCCACGAGCGTTCTCTACGGCGCGGACTGGGGCTCCGTGGATCTGAGCGCGGCGGAGGACGCCGATGACGGCGGAGGAGGCGACGAGGAGTCGCGGCGGAAGCTGGAGGACGACTTCGACAACTTCACGTCGACGAAAGCGAGCGACCTGGCTCATCCGCTGGTGGAGGCGCAGATACCGTTCAAGATCCATATTGTGAAGGACCACGACATGAAGGAGAGGCTGTGCTTGGAGGTGGAGCGGCTCGGGCTCAGCGCCGTCATTATGGGGAGCCGCGGCTTCGGGGCGTCGAAGCGAGCCGCGAAGGGGAGGCTCGGGAGTGTTAGTGATTACTGCGTTCATCATTGCGTGTGTCCCGTTGTGGTTGTGCGTTACCCCGAGGAGAACGATAACGGTAAAGGTGACGGTAACGGTGCTGGTGGTCTTGTTGTGCAGGTTGGGGAACCGGTGGAGCTTCCGCCTGTGCCGGAGGAAGAGCATGAGGTGTATCATGATGCTTCCGATGAGCACAGAG aaACTGCTCACGGCAGCAAGGCATGTatcaaatga
- the LOC114375258 gene encoding universal stress protein PHOS34-like isoform X2, producing MNPQSPVRAEPEPPVPTFSPRFALTSGSQRKIAIAVDLSDESAYAVRWAVQNYLRPGDAVILLHVRPTSVLYGADWGSVDLSAAEDADDGGGGDEESRRKLEDDFDNFTSTKASDLAHPLVEAQIPFKIHIVKDHDMKERLCLEVERLGLSAVIMGSRGFGASKRAAKGRLGSVSDYCVHHCVCPVVVVRYPEENDNGKGDGNGAGGLVVQVGEPVELPPVPEEEHEVYHDASDEHRDA from the exons ATGAACCCGCAATCGCCGGTTCGGGCGGAACCGGAGCCTCCGGTTCCGACGTTCTCCCCACGGTTCGCGCTCACGTCCGGTTCGCAGCGGAAAATCGCGATCGCGGTCGATCTGAGCGACGAAAGCGCCTACGCGGTGCGCTGGGCGGTGCAGAACTACCTGCGACCGGGCGACGCCGTGATCCTCCTGCACGTGCGTCCCACGAGCGTTCTCTACGGCGCGGACTGGGGCTCCGTGGATCTGAGCGCGGCGGAGGACGCCGATGACGGCGGAGGAGGCGACGAGGAGTCGCGGCGGAAGCTGGAGGACGACTTCGACAACTTCACGTCGACGAAAGCGAGCGACCTGGCTCATCCGCTGGTGGAGGCGCAGATACCGTTCAAGATCCATATTGTGAAGGACCACGACATGAAGGAGAGGCTGTGCTTGGAGGTGGAGCGGCTCGGGCTCAGCGCCGTCATTATGGGGAGCCGCGGCTTCGGGGCGTCGAAGCGAGCCGCGAAGGGGAGGCTCGGGAGTGTTAGTGATTACTGCGTTCATCATTGCGTGTGTCCCGTTGTGGTTGTGCGTTACCCCGAGGAGAACGATAACGGTAAAGGTGACGGTAACGGTGCTGGTGGTCTTGTTGTGCAGGTTGGGGAACCGGTGGAGCTTCCGCCTGTGCCGGAGGAAGAGCATGAGGTGTATCATGATGCTTCCGATGAGCACAGAG ATGCTTAA